In the Primulina tabacum isolate GXHZ01 chromosome 7, ASM2559414v2, whole genome shotgun sequence genome, aaaaaacacAAAGGAAGGATAAGGATTAAAGTGATGCAGTTATTGAATTTGATTCGAGAATTTTAGAGGCATTGGAAACGATCAAGGAACATTATGACAAACTTCTCAGTATTTTCAACAAAATCAGACTTCTAAGTACATATTTTTCTGAATCTAGAATTGTTTAAAAGATCATTGTCacgattttggaaaagtttgaaGCCACACTTTCCTCTTTGTAAAATTCAAAAGCTAGGTCAAATATTACCTTGCCAGAATTGTTGAATGCACTGCAAGCACAATAACAAAGGAGGCATATGTGGCAAGAAGCATTAACAAAGGGTTCTCTCAAACCAAATCACGTAAAAATTTATAGGACAAGAACAACAAAAATATGACAGAAATCAAGTCTTTCCACCTTGCTCCTAATGCATTTAAGTGTTGGTGGAGTCCTGAAGCAAGATGTCGCAAGTGTGGCCAGTTAGAGCATGTGGAGAGAATATGCAAGACTCAATAACAAGGTGAAACAAAAGTTGCTGAAAATCAACATCAAGAGGAGGAGTTGTTTGTGGCATCATGCCTTTCTATTAAAGGAATGATTTGGATGCAATAATATCCCGGATCTCATTCTTGTATATATGTAAATAAATCATGTTAGAATCAATTTTCTCTTATGCAAATCAATTAGGATCAATAGCATAAATTCTTTGtaatagttatatatatatccttGTAACTCTCGGTAAATGTACATTTTTTTCTCTTCACAACCAAAGATTTTATCTCCTATCCcttttattttctttcatggtatcagagcattattGGTTCTGAGAAATTATTCTCGCTGCAATGGGAGATGAAGGCAAGAAATCGGAGACCGGAACAAACCAATCGGATCCACTAATCTTACAACAATCTGATCATCCCGGTTTGGTTCTTGTCTCCAAATTATTCGATGGGAGCAACTACGGGCAGTGGAGTCGTGCAATGCGCATAGCCTTGAGTGCTAAAAACAAAATTGGAATCATCAATGGGACAATCAAAGCACCGGAGGCTGAAGACGACAAGTTTCCGGCATTTGAACGTTGCAATCATATGGTATTATCGTGGATTCTCAATGCCGTTCATCCCGATATTGCCGAAAGCATCATTTATGCTGAATCTGCACTTGATGTTTGGAATGATTTATATGACAGATTCTCACAAGGAAATGATGCTCGTGTCTTTGAGATTCGCCGCGAGATAGTGGAACACCGACAAGGACACCAATCTGTATCAATTTACTACACCAAATTGAAGGCTCTATGGGATGAGTTGGGCTCCTATCATGATCCAATTGCTTGCCATTGCGGAGGtgtcaaaggaattctcgaaaGAGAAGAGAAAGAAAAAGTCATGCAATTTCTCATGGGATTAAATGATTCTTTTTCCACCGTCCGTGGTTCAATACTTTTGATGAATCCTCTACCTGACACCCGCAAAGTTCATGCTCTTATATTGCAGCACGAGAGACAAAACGAAAATGCTGCCAATCGAGATACTACTGGATATAATGCAAATTTTGCTCAACAAAAGATGCAAATTCAGGGTCGGCAACTAAAAGAAACTGAGTCTTATCGATCGACTGCTGGCGACAAACGACTGAAATGCTCTCATTGTGAATTAGACGGGCATACTGTTGATCGATGTTTTTATATTCATGAGTTTCCACCTGGACACCGATATCATGGCAAAAATGTCAAACCAAAGGGAAAGAAAAACATGAAGCCCCCAAGCATTTCCAACGTGGAAGCCAAACAATTCACTGCTAAGGAATATGATCAAATTATGATGCTCCTTCGCAAAGAAAATGGTAACAACGAACCCCTTATCAACACTTCAGGTAACAACTCTATTTCCAGTCATAATGTGTGGATTCTAGACAGCGGTGCCTCCGATCATGTATCAAAAAATCGGCCTGGTGGAAATGAATCGGTCGCTAAATATCCCACTGTGCAACTACCAAATGGAGGATATGCACAAATCAAATCTGTTGGAACCATGAATTTATGCAATGATATGAGTGTTGATGATGTACTTTATGTCCCGAATTTCAAAGTTAACTTACTTTCCATTAGCAAACTCACACGAGCTTTAAATTGTAGTGTGACATTTTATCCTGATTTTTGCGTGTTGCAGGATTCAACTACGAAGAAGATGATTGGGCTGGGCAGGCAGAGTAATGGGCTCTATTATCTTATCCAAAATCGAAGTCCACACTTGTCAAACACAGTCCATTTCGTACCTGACCTCTGGCATAGGAGACTTGGGCACCCTTCTACCACTCCACTACAGTTATTATCTCAAACTATTCCAGAAatttcttttgattttaataatatttgtgaTGTTTGTCATCTAGCAAAACAATCACGTCTACCATTTTCAACTAGTAATATTTCTAGCCATGAGCCTTTTGATTTGATACATTGCGACATTTGGGGGCCACATAAGATTTATTCTTATTCTGGAGCACATTATTTTTTAACTATTGTGGATGACTTTTCTCGATACACTTGGGTTCATCTCATGCGTCATAAATCTGAAACCCAATCCCTCATTAAAAATTTCTTTACTTGGGTCAAAACTCAATACAATCGTTCGATTAAAAACATAAGGTCTGACAATGGACTAGAATTCCTTTCCTTAGCACCATTTTTCAATGAGTGTGGCACAAACTTTCATCGATCTTGTATCTACACACCCCAACAAAACGGGGTAGTGGAACGCAAGCATCGTCATCTTTTAAATGTTGCTCGTGCTTTACGCTTTCAAGCAAATCTTCCTTTAAAATTTTGGGGGGAACATGTGAAGACGGCTTGCTATATCTCATTAATCGTTTTCCTACACCACTTTTATCCAACAAAACACCCTATGAGCGATTACACAATAAGATTCCCCTTTACTCACACTTGCGTACATATGGCTGCCTATGTTTTGCCACAAATATCCATCCTACTCACAAATTTGCTGCCCGATCACAACGATGTGTTTTTCTTGGGTACCCATCAGGGAAAAAAGGATATCTTGTTTATGATTTCACAGAAAGAAAATTACTCACCTCACGAGATGTtgtttttcatgaaaatatttttccatACTCCACCATGCATAATAATGATCAAGACAACACATTAGTTTTGCCCAAACCAATAGAAATAGATGAAGAGGTCATCTCCACTACTTCACCCACATAAAACAACTGGATTGCTCCCAATAACCCCACTAATTTTGAACCGCAATCAACCGCAACAAATCATTCTGAACAACCTGATCAACCACATCTTGAAGCAACATCTGTAGTGGCCAAAACTCGAACATTCCCTGAGACAACACTTCGACAATCCACTCGTCAAAAACGTGTACCATCTCACCTCCTAGATTATCATATCAACCATACTCTTCCTGCTACAGACTCATCTCTTCCAGTTGGATCTAGCACCAAACATCCAATATCCAGGTATTTGTCCTACTCCAATATTTCTCGGGCTCACCGTTCCTTTATCCATGTTGTTTCACGTGTGTTAGAACCAGAAACATATGAGCAAGCATGCAAGGATCCAAAATGGATTGAGGCGATGAAGGCTGAACTTTCAGCACTAGAGGCAAATAAGACTTGGTCTCTCGTCCCTCTTCCCTCAGGGTGTCGTCccattggatgtaaatgggtGTTCAAGATCAAATATAACTCTAATGGGACTATCGAGCGTTACAAAGCCCGCCTTGTTGCCAAAGGATTCACCAACGAGAAGGCATTGATTATCATGAAACCTTTGCCCCCGTCGCAAAACCCACCACATTTCGTTGTCTTCTTGCTCTTGCCTCTATTCATGGTTGGGAACTTCACCAAATGGATGTTCAAAATGCCTTTTTACATGGAAATCTCACCGAGGAAGTATATATGCACCTTCCTCCAGGTTTTCGTCGACAGGGGGAGTCACTTGTATGTCGACTTCATAAATCTTTATATGGATTAAAACAAGCCTCCCGATCATGGTTTCATAAGTTCCTGTCTGCCATCACAAATTTTGGTTTCCAACAATCGCAGGCTGATCATTCTCTTTTCACCAAGGTGTGTGGAAACTCATTCACAACCATTttattatatgttgatgatatgatCATAACAGGGAATAGTCTAGAGAGCATAAACAATGTGAAAGTTTTTCTTGCATCATGTTTCAAGCTTAAAGACCTTGGattgctaaaatattttctcgggGTTGAAATAGCTCGTTCTAAGATGGGAATTTCGATCAATCAACGCAAGTACACTTTAGATATTCTTCAAGAAGCAGGGTTACTTGGTGCAAAACCAGCAAAATTTCCTATGGAACAATCCTTGAAACTCACATTTACCGAGGGCGATATACTCAAAAACCCGACACATTATCGACGACTAGTTGGGAAGTTGATCTACTTAACAATCACAAGGCCAGAAATTTCTTTTGCATTTAATACACTTAGCCAATTTATGCAACAGCCTAGGCAGCCTCATCTTGATGCAGTTCATCGTTTACTCCGATTCTTGAAGAATTCACTTGGACAAGGACTATTATTTCCTTCTaaaaatgatttgaatttgGTTGGTTTTTGTGATGCGGATTGGGCTGGAGATACCACTACACGTCGATCAGTGACTGGATATTGTGTCTTTCTTGGAAAAGCTATTATTTCTTGGAAAAGCAAAAAGCAAGCAACTGTATCTATATCCTCAGCTGAAGCAGAGTATAGATCTATGGCATCAACTGCTTGTGAAATAACTTGGCTAAAGCACTTATTACGGGATTTGCATATTGTTCATCCCCCACCAGTGACGCTATACTGCGACAATATGTCAAGCAGCCATGCACATTGCTGCTAATCCAGTTTGTCACGAACGAACAAAACACATCGAGGTTGACTGTCACATCATTCGTGAACGTATCAACACAGGAGAGATCAAAACAGCCTACATTTCAAGTGAGCATCAGGTTGCAGATATATTTACCAAAGCGTTGGGTCAGACCTCGTTTCACACGCTTGTTCACAAGTTGGGAGTTCTTGACATTCACGCTCCAACTTGAGGGTGAGTATTAAAAGAATGATTTGGATGCAATAATATCCCGGATCTCATTCTTGTATTTATGTAAATAAATCATGTTAGAATCAATTTTCTCTTATGCAAATCAATTAGGATCAATAGCATAAATTCTTTGtaatagttatatatatatctttgtaACTCTCGGTAAATGTACATTTTTTTCTCTTCACAACCAAAGATTTTATCTCATATCCCTTTTATTTTCTTTCACTTTCCATGAATAACTCCTCAAAAAGTTTTCTTATAGAGACTTATAATCGAGATCTATTTAAAGAACTTAACAAGACAACAATTTCTAAAGTCAGGATTGGAGACAGACAATACATTGAAGTAAAATGCAGAGGAACTATAGCAATCGAATGGAACTTAggtttgaaattaatttatgaTGTTTCATATGTCCCTGAACTTGATCAAAATCTTTTGAGTGTTACTCATTTGTTGGAAAAATGATAAAGGTATTCTTTTAAGACAAAAGATGTGAGATAAAATAGGCAAAAAGCATAGAAATATTTAAAGTAAAAATGCAAGGCAAGAGTTTTGTCTTAGATTTAATGGAGGAACATATTGATTTGGTGAAAAGTTCAGTTAAATTGAAGGAGGGGATCCATAAATATTTTGTCTATGAATATGGGAAACAAACGAGTCATTCCTTTTAACAAATCAAGATCTGGACGCCTAAACAGAAACTACAAGTGATCCATGCAAATGTAGGAGGACGAAAGAAAGCAACATACACTCATCAACAAAATAGTGTTATGGATGCATCGTGCTAGTGAAATACATCttcaaatagaaaaaaataattctTAAATATGTTAAGGCGCAAATTTATTTGTGGTCAACCAGAACAAACCTCCCGATATCATCATCAATATACCACGAACGAAGAAAATCAAGGCTTTGATGGCTTATACATTAGAAAAGAAGATGAAATATGCAGCTTCAGAGCAAGGAGGAGTGTTGATTTGGATGACTCAAAGAACTTATTTAAGTTTATCtattgttattttatgattataataatatcattattATATCTTTTAGAATTCTAGTTGTAATAGGACTCTATCTTAGTTATGTATGTCACATAAATAATCAATTGGTTtgcttaataaaataatattcgtTGCATTCTCAAATTGTACTTCTCTtgttattcttttattttgctTCCCAAATATCCAACTGGTTTGTTGTATATTTTTTAAGGGTTATCGAAGTTTGTCATTTAACCAGAATCTTAAAGCTATTGCTCTCAAGAATTTTCATTCTTGAGTGTCCAATTTAATGAACTTGTATCGAGACTTTAAACAATAATTCATATTTAGCCCGAAAAAGGTTTTCCTTAAAATAGAGAGTGTATTTGTGTTTTAAGATTTGGACAGTTTTCCTTGTATTAGTATGAAGTTTCCTGTCTAATGGTAATTGGTAAAGCAATgaagaaataaattatatggTAGAAGGATAgataatcaaaaaaaaaaaaagaaaaagaaatgagTTCCTTCAAGACACGGTTTCGAAAAGGGCACAAGGGCAGGGTGGGAAGCTCCATTTCATATGTAATATGCCGCAGTCGCATGTGATGTAGGACGTGTGATTACTTGATAGAGGTAAAGAAACTTGTCCATTTACTCTTCTGTCCTGTAATGTATGAACCTTTGGAAAAGGGAACTTTCCTTTTTTCTCTCGAAACAAAATTTCTGGAACTTAATCGCTCCGTTAATTTTTGGAACAAAATACAGAGGATAACATTCTAATAGTTTCTCCTAGATAAAGCAAACACAAACATACATAAACTATAAGTTTGTGTTTGCGCAATATTTGATTATTTGCGGGCGTGTCAAGGGCGAAGTTGCACCAACTTGtatgaaaaacaataaaatctaaattctaaatattcaaGCGACGTGAATTCTAAATTCGACCGTCGGTTCTAATTTCCTAAAACAAATGCAATGCCAAAATGAAGAAAACTATTGGAAATTAATGGAAATAAATTCTTAACacaattttgaatttactaaAACTGTAGGAATTCATcaaaacatgaaaaaatatactAAATTATTGTTGAAGCCTAAAAAGAGAAGAACTAAAATGCTAGAACAATTGCTGGAAAGCTTGAAAACTAATGCTTGATGACTGAAAATTAAACTAATGCTTGAAGACTGAAAATTAGCAGAGAGCTTTTTGCATATTTTTTGTGTGTAGAGTTGTGTGTAGAGTTCTCTTCGGTTTGCCGATGTCCTCTTTTTCTTTCTGACAACCGTGCGGTTCCTCCACTCTCCCATGAGCCCATGATCTTTCCCACTACTTTCTCACGATCTGTTCCTGTCTTCCCACGGTCttttcactacaaaaaaaatgccatacgacaacggtttttaaccgttgtcgtagccattttaaaactgttgttaaagccaGTGTTGTTAAATggttcgctcaaagacaacggtttttcaccgttgtcgtagctacaatttgcgacggttttcacgaaaaaccgttgtcatagctacaatttgcgacgATTTTGACAGCCGTCGCAACTTATATTTGCGATGGAAAGCATataacaaccgtcgctaattagcgactgtTTGTTACACTgttgctaaatttagcgacggtttactaATACTCGTCGCTGAATGTAGCGACGGTATTCATGTGCAAAACCGTCtctatttagcgacggtttatacatgaattccgtcgctaatattttagttaaaataaaaaaaatttaagaatttaataaatctgtattttgaattggttcaatcgtgtaagagataaaaaaatttaagtgtcgtgaggtgataaaatcgtgtaagagataaaaattttaattgttttgaagtggtaaaaaaatcgtgtaagagataaaaattttaagtgttgtgaagtggtaaaatcgtgtaagagataaaaattttaagtgttgtgaagttgtaaaatcgtgtaagtgagaaaaattttaagtgttgtgaagtgaagtggaagaaaatggagcgaatttgcaggtatttatagagagTGGTGGAGGAAAATGGAGGGAAGTATAGGCGGGatcgaatttttgaatttgcgacggttttctGACAACCGTCGCAAATATTAGCAACGGTTTATTCTAAACCGTCGTTAATGACAATTTCAAATACATGATACTGTTGctaactttagcgacggtttatataaAACTAtcgctaatttgaaattagcgacgatatagttaaaactgtcgctaacattagcgacgattttagaaaaatcgtcgctaaataaCGTTGTGTTTTATTCTAAGCACACGCTAATCGACAACAATTTTCTAAAACCATTGTcaattgtccaaaaaaacacgctaatagacaacggttcacgaaaccgttgtcataaacgttcaaagacaacggttttacaaaaCCGTTGTtattgaccctaaaaaccgttgtctttgacccccaaaagacaacgatttttacaaaaaccgttgtcttttgcttaaaaaatgacctacgacaacggttttaactaaaaccgttgttaaaagttttttaacaacggttttagttaaaaccgttgtcgtatgtgtgttgttgattatgaaatttcttgtagtgtttCCATCCTCAGCGCTCTGTGATTGGTTGGACTTGATAGAAATTAGTCTACTACATTTGACGGGCCCATAATTTAATTGGGCttgtaattaaattaggcttctataattaattatttttagccCAAACAATTGCCCCATGCAAGCATTGGCCCATTGGGCCAAAATGCTTGTATTTAAACCAGTTCC is a window encoding:
- the LOC142550661 gene encoding uncharacterized protein LOC142550661 codes for the protein MGDEGKKSETGTNQSDPLILQQSDHPGLVLVSKLFDGSNYGQWSRAMRIALSAKNKIGIINGTIKAPEAEDDKFPAFERCNHMVLSWILNAVHPDIAESIIYAESALDVWNDLYDRFSQGNDARVFEIRREIVEHRQGHQSVSIYYTKLKALWDELGSYHDPIACHCGGVKGILEREEKEKVMQFLMGLNDSFSTVRGSILLMNPLPDTRKVHALILQHERQNENAANRDTTGYNANFAQQKMQIQGRQLKETESYRSTAGDKRLKCSHCELDGHTVDRCFYIHEFPPGHRYHGKNVKPKGKKNMKPPSISNVEAKQFTAKEYDQIMMLLRKENGNNEPLINTSGNNSISSHNVWILDSGASDHVSKNRPGGNESVAKYPTVQLPNGGYAQIKSVGTMNLCNDMSVDDVLYVPNFKVNLLSISKLTRALNCSVTFYPDFCVLQDSTTKKMIGLGRQNSSLPVGSSTKHPISRYLSYSNISRAHRSFIHVVSRVLEPETYEQACKDPKWIEAMKAELSALEANKTWSLVPLPSGCRPIGCKWVFKIKYNSNGTIERYKARLVAKGFTNEKALIIMKPLPPSQNPPHFVVFLLLPLFMVGNFTKWMFKMPFYMEISPRKYICTFLQADHSLFTKVCGNSFTTILLYVDDMIITGNSLESINNVKVFLASCFKLKDLGLLKYFLGVEIARSKMGISINQRKYTLDILQEAGLLGAKPAKFPMEQSLKLTFTEGDILKNPTHYRRLVGKLIYLTITRPEISFAFNTLSQFMQQPRQPHLDAVHRLLRFLKNSLGQGLLFPSKNDLNLVGFCDADWAGDTTTRRSVTGYCVFLGKAIISWKSKKQATVSISSAEAEYRSMASTACEITWLKHLLRDLHIVHPPPVTLYCDNMSSSHAHCC